A stretch of the Limnothrix sp. FACHB-406 genome encodes the following:
- a CDS encoding DUF3086 domain-containing protein gives MSDIADLSESIDRPSETNWDDEPLPTPAPSPQVGEAATTGTPVSSADRSSTAALTATGESITDLAPEASPAPEPTATPDTIGAPSPIDSSPVAPAPIVAAPESAAPPADNPDRATPAATSSADPNPNPDPDPSAQPNLDPAPTSNSQNSQSATQDLADRVADLQEQRDQLLAEIAQARRDLSRILSLGTAELEQRRQNLTASIEQLERRQERIRQEMKSTFAGASQNVAARVQGFKDYLVGSLQELVAAAEELSFAPPPAPTPAPAPERSAPTPPTAIEGQFQGDRRKIEQILERYRTRPDYYGPPWRLRRTFEQVHADRVSQWFFDLSGRGALRTMGSRLQNILVVSATISVLRAIHGDRLRTLILIDSPERLGDWRRGLQDSLGISRADFGAEQGVMLFESPDPLAQRADRIQRGGGVPFIVVDESDGRISLSLLQFPLWLAIAPDPRIAPPSGLGGSSYDY, from the coding sequence ATGTCTGATATTGCTGATCTGTCCGAATCGATCGATCGCCCCTCGGAAACCAACTGGGACGATGAACCGTTGCCCACCCCTGCCCCATCGCCCCAGGTGGGAGAAGCGGCGACGACCGGAACACCGGTCAGCTCGGCAGATCGATCGAGCACAGCAGCGCTGACAGCCACAGGGGAATCGATCACCGATTTGGCCCCCGAGGCTTCCCCCGCCCCGGAACCGACAGCGACACCGGACACGATCGGCGCACCATCCCCGATCGACAGCTCCCCGGTGGCTCCGGCCCCGATCGTCGCGGCCCCAGAGTCGGCAGCGCCTCCGGCGGATAACCCCGATCGAGCAACGCCAGCAGCCACTTCAAGTGCAGACCCAAATCCAAACCCAGATCCCGATCCAAGCGCACAGCCCAATCTCGACCCAGCGCCAACTTCAAATTCCCAAAATTCCCAATCAGCCACCCAAGACTTAGCCGATCGCGTGGCCGATCTCCAAGAGCAACGCGATCAACTGCTGGCGGAAATTGCCCAAGCCCGTCGCGACCTCAGCCGCATTCTCAGCTTGGGAACTGCCGAGCTGGAACAGCGCCGCCAAAACCTGACCGCCAGCATTGAGCAACTGGAGCGCCGTCAGGAACGAATTCGCCAGGAAATGAAAAGCACGTTCGCCGGTGCATCCCAAAACGTTGCCGCCAGGGTTCAGGGTTTCAAGGACTACCTGGTGGGCAGTTTGCAAGAGTTGGTGGCCGCCGCTGAGGAGTTATCCTTTGCGCCGCCGCCCGCCCCAACTCCAGCCCCGGCTCCGGAGCGATCGGCCCCCACGCCACCCACCGCGATCGAGGGACAATTTCAGGGCGATCGCCGCAAAATTGAGCAAATCCTAGAGCGATATCGCACCCGGCCGGACTATTACGGCCCCCCGTGGCGTTTGCGGCGCACCTTTGAGCAGGTTCACGCCGATCGGGTCAGTCAGTGGTTTTTTGACCTCAGCGGTCGAGGGGCCCTGCGCACCATGGGCAGCCGCCTACAAAACATCCTGGTGGTTTCCGCCACCATCTCTGTGCTGCGGGCCATCCATGGCGATCGACTCCGAACCCTGATCCTGATCGACAGTCCCGAGCGGCTGGGCGACTGGCGGCGCGGCCTGCAAGACTCCCTGGGCATTTCCCGCGCCGACTTTGGGGCCGAACAGGGCGTAATGCTATTTGAGTCCCCGGATCCCTTGGCGCAACGGGCCGATCGAATCCAGCGGGGCGGTGGCGTGCCGTTCATTGTGGTGGACGAGTCCGACGGTCGCATTAGCCTTTCGTTGTTGCAGTTCCCCCTATGGCTGGCGATCGCGCCGGATCCCCGGATTGCGCCCCCCAGCGGCCTCGGCGGCAGCAGCTATGACTACTAA
- a CDS encoding DNA cytosine methyltransferase, protein MALLAMTGPQIVPMEPAQKSTATIGPSTHSGDRQSISGMISAKTRPPRPKRSDRTPAQNTSGAVVNSELQHSPQILSLRSFDFCKEFHIMAKSEILQGQCPILSHYQWVLLAQIPYRHHQLIAVNSFHMIQALSFFSGCMGLDLGLEKAGIEVLLASEIDPAARQTIQLNRPYLPLLGDVRDYTAPEIRSLAKLKANQDLDLVVGGPPCQAFSSAGKRQSFNDDRGNVFLLFIDLVIELNPRFFVLENVRGLLSATLQHRPMHLRGKQAPPLNPEEKRGSALLHIIQKIKSAGYSVSFNLYNAANFGSPQQRERVVIACSRDGQKLPYLTPTHSETGLYNLPRWRTLQDALAGLPTEGHEFVKFPEKRLKYYRLLKAGQYWRDLPPELHAEALGGSYQAVGGKTGFYRRLAWDKPSPTIVTHPAMPATDLAHPEEDRPLSVQEYKRLQEFPDDWKIAGGLLDLYRQIGNAVPCSLGKAIGQMLLDYLNGQTETKYPDFPYSRYSKTDDVSWWADVVGNSEQPEHGHDKSQQLCLDIF, encoded by the coding sequence ATGGCCCTTCTCGCAATGACCGGGCCACAAATTGTGCCCATGGAACCCGCCCAAAAATCAACGGCAACCATTGGCCCGAGCACCCACTCAGGCGATCGGCAATCCATTTCAGGAATGATTTCGGCTAAAACACGCCCGCCAAGGCCAAAACGCAGCGATCGCACGCCAGCACAGAACACCTCAGGCGCGGTTGTTAATTCTGAACTGCAACACTCTCCCCAGATCTTGAGCCTCAGATCTTTTGATTTTTGCAAGGAATTTCATATCATGGCAAAGTCAGAGATCTTGCAAGGGCAATGCCCAATCCTTAGTCATTATCAGTGGGTGCTGTTAGCCCAAATTCCTTACCGTCACCATCAATTAATAGCTGTTAATAGCTTTCATATGATTCAAGCCTTAAGTTTTTTTTCAGGGTGTATGGGCCTTGATTTAGGTCTCGAAAAAGCGGGTATTGAAGTGTTACTCGCATCAGAAATTGATCCAGCCGCTCGACAAACTATTCAACTGAACCGTCCCTACCTACCCCTATTAGGCGACGTGAGAGATTACACAGCCCCCGAAATTCGATCCCTAGCCAAGCTAAAAGCTAATCAGGATCTTGATTTAGTTGTGGGTGGGCCACCTTGCCAAGCTTTTAGCAGTGCTGGTAAACGTCAAAGCTTTAATGATGATCGTGGCAATGTTTTTCTATTGTTTATTGATTTGGTAATTGAATTAAATCCTCGTTTTTTTGTCCTAGAAAACGTCCGAGGATTGCTATCAGCAACTCTCCAGCACCGCCCCATGCACCTGCGCGGCAAACAAGCACCACCCCTGAATCCAGAGGAAAAACGAGGTAGTGCCCTATTGCACATCATTCAAAAAATTAAATCTGCTGGCTATAGTGTTTCATTCAATTTATACAATGCTGCTAATTTTGGCTCTCCTCAACAACGAGAACGGGTGGTGATTGCTTGCAGTCGCGATGGGCAGAAATTGCCCTATTTAACACCAACCCATTCTGAAACAGGGCTGTATAATTTGCCGCGATGGCGCACGCTACAGGATGCCTTAGCGGGCTTACCCACCGAAGGTCATGAATTTGTGAAATTCCCTGAAAAGCGCTTGAAATATTATCGCCTGTTAAAAGCCGGACAATATTGGCGAGATTTACCACCAGAATTACACGCGGAAGCCCTTGGCGGTTCCTATCAAGCAGTGGGCGGAAAAACGGGTTTTTATCGCCGTTTAGCCTGGGATAAACCATCGCCCACGATCGTGACTCATCCAGCAATGCCGGCTACCGATTTAGCACATCCTGAGGAAGATCGTCCCTTAAGTGTTCAAGAATATAAACGCTTACAGGAATTTCCAGATGATTGGAAAATTGCCGGTGGATTGCTCGATCTCTATCGCCAAATTGGTAATGCAGTGCCCTGTTCGCTAGGGAAGGCGATCGGCCAAATGTTACTGGACTATCTCAATGGTCAAACAGAAACCAAATATCCTGACTTTCCCTATTCTCGTTACTCTAAAACTGATGACGTGAGCTGGTGGGCCGACGTTGTTGGCAACTCAGAACAGCCTGAACATGGTCATGACAAATCACAGCAGCTTTGCTTAGATATCTTTTGA
- a CDS encoding histidinol-phosphate transaminase — protein sequence MLEFLRPDLVEFVAYQAHPGGELPTGVEIDRLDTNECPYQLPEALKEKLCLTYQNLIETNRYPGGDHTDLKRAIAQYVNEACSAIANGTAEAIAPGQISVGNGSDELIRSILIATCVGGRGRVLVAQPTFGMYGILAQTLGIPVERVGRSPKTFEIDLDAARQVIAQAQLTPSPVRVVWMVHPNSPTANALTTAELNWLRGLPPNILVVIDEAYFEFSRRTVVGELQARPNWVVLRTFSKAFRLAAHRVGYAIANPELSAILEKVRLPYNLPSFTQAAALAALAHRRDLLAIVPEILTERDRLLQQLRALPGLELWDSQANFLYARLKGAANTDEAMAHLVQQLKQQGTLIRHTGGGLRITVGSPAENARTVDRMRVALAQTVASR from the coding sequence ATGTTGGAGTTTTTGCGTCCAGATTTGGTTGAGTTTGTCGCCTATCAGGCTCACCCGGGGGGAGAGTTACCCACGGGCGTTGAGATTGATCGTCTGGACACCAATGAATGTCCCTATCAGTTGCCGGAAGCGCTGAAAGAAAAACTCTGCTTAACCTATCAGAACCTGATTGAAACTAACCGTTACCCGGGAGGCGATCATACGGATCTGAAGCGGGCGATCGCCCAATACGTGAATGAAGCCTGCTCGGCCATTGCCAACGGCACGGCGGAGGCGATCGCCCCTGGGCAAATTTCCGTGGGGAATGGCTCGGATGAATTAATTCGATCGATCTTGATTGCCACCTGTGTGGGCGGTCGTGGTCGCGTGTTGGTGGCCCAGCCCACCTTTGGCATGTATGGGATTTTGGCCCAAACCCTGGGAATTCCGGTGGAACGAGTGGGCCGATCGCCCAAAACCTTTGAAATTGATCTGGATGCCGCGCGTCAGGTCATTGCCCAAGCGCAACTGACCCCCTCGCCCGTGCGGGTGGTGTGGATGGTGCATCCCAACTCCCCCACCGCCAACGCTCTGACGACGGCGGAACTCAACTGGTTGCGGGGACTGCCACCCAATATTTTGGTGGTGATTGACGAAGCCTATTTTGAATTCAGCCGTCGCACCGTGGTGGGCGAACTGCAAGCGCGGCCCAACTGGGTGGTTTTGCGGACGTTTTCGAAGGCGTTTCGATTGGCGGCCCATCGGGTGGGTTACGCGATCGCCAATCCCGAGTTGTCCGCCATTCTGGAAAAGGTACGCCTACCCTACAACCTGCCCAGCTTTACCCAAGCGGCCGCCCTCGCCGCATTGGCCCACCGCCGAGACCTGTTGGCGATCGTCCCAGAAATTTTGACGGAGCGCGATCGATTGCTCCAGCAGTTACGGGCCCTGCCAGGACTGGAACTGTGGGACAGCCAAGCGAATTTTCTTTATGCTCGCCTGAAGGGAGCCGCCAACACCGATGAAGCCATGGCTCATTTGGTTCAGCAGCTTAAGCAGCAGGGAACCCTGATTCGTCACACAGGAGGCGGATTGCGTATTACCGTGGGCAGCCCGGCGGAAAATGCACGTACTGTCGATCGAATGCGGGTGGCCCTGGCGCAAACCGTTGCCTCCCGCTAG
- the prmC gene encoding peptide chain release factor N(5)-glutamine methyltransferase has protein sequence MTADFWTWYAQARRQASEQQVPIGELDWLLVEWAGVDRLRLRLQVGDLPSGIDLERLDQLWQRRLIDRVPVQYLAGVVGWRNFRLQVSPGVLIPRPETELIVDLAWELTATNALLRRGVWADLGTGSGAIALALAEAMPEATIWAVDRSTAALEIAHLNAMHTGLDHRIHLALGNWFEPLTDLAGHLAGMVSNPPYIPSAEVPALQPEVADHEPHGALDGGSDGLDCLRHLVKTAPAYLRPGGVWLVEVMAGQAPTVMELLWAKGSYQEITAHRDLAGIDRFVSARYQPLRRPLSVEIAPTA, from the coding sequence ATGACAGCGGATTTTTGGACTTGGTATGCGCAAGCGCGCCGCCAAGCATCGGAGCAGCAAGTGCCCATTGGGGAACTGGATTGGCTCTTGGTTGAATGGGCCGGGGTCGATCGGCTGCGGCTGCGGCTCCAGGTGGGCGATTTGCCTTCGGGAATCGACCTAGAACGCTTGGATCAACTGTGGCAGCGGCGATTGATCGATCGCGTACCGGTGCAGTACCTGGCTGGGGTGGTGGGCTGGCGCAATTTTCGGCTGCAGGTGTCTCCCGGGGTGCTGATTCCTCGGCCCGAGACGGAGTTAATTGTGGACTTGGCTTGGGAGCTGACGGCGACGAATGCCCTCTTGCGGCGGGGTGTTTGGGCGGATTTGGGGACGGGGAGCGGGGCGATCGCCCTGGCGCTGGCGGAAGCCATGCCGGAGGCAACAATTTGGGCGGTGGATCGATCGACAGCGGCGCTGGAAATTGCCCATCTCAACGCCATGCACACAGGGCTGGATCACCGAATTCACCTTGCGTTGGGGAACTGGTTTGAACCCCTGACGGATCTGGCGGGCCACCTGGCGGGGATGGTTTCCAATCCGCCCTATATCCCGAGTGCGGAAGTGCCTGCATTGCAGCCGGAAGTTGCTGACCATGAACCCCATGGGGCGCTCGATGGGGGATCCGATGGCCTCGATTGCTTGCGTCATTTGGTGAAGACAGCTCCGGCCTATCTCCGACCGGGTGGCGTTTGGTTGGTGGAGGTGATGGCTGGGCAGGCTCCGACGGTGATGGAACTGTTGTGGGCCAAGGGGTCTTATCAGGAGATTACGGCCCATCGGGATTTGGCGGGGATTGATCGATTTGTTTCGGCTAGATACCAACCGCTGCGTCGCCCGCTCTCTGTGGAAATCGCCCCCACCGCGTGA
- the ileS gene encoding isoleucine--tRNA ligase — MRANASKREPEIQAFWAEANIYETLAAGNPGETFTLHDGPPYANGSLHMGHALNKTLKDIINRYQLLRGRKGRYVPGWDCHGLPIELKVLQSLGKDERAGLTPIALRQKAKAYALEQVEIQKAQFMRLGVWGDWENPYLTLKPEYEAAQLEVFGEMFTKGYIYRGLKPVHWSPSSQTALAEAELEYPEGHISQSIYAAFRVTELSAAAQPVLGEFAADLGVAIWTTTPWTIPGNLGVAVNGALDYAVVDTAGELAGLPRYLVVAKDLAESLAETFGAALTVQATFKGALLEHCQYQHPLFDRTSPVVIGGEYITTESGTGLVHTAPGHGQEDFITGQKYGLGVLSPVDDRGNFTEEAGPFAGLNVLKDANDAVIAALTEAGSLLKREPYAHKYPYDWRTKKPTIFRATEQWFASVDGFREAAMAAIGQVRWIPATGQNRIESMVGERSDWCISRQRSWGVPIPAFFDAETGEVLMNAETIAHVRDIFAQRGSDAWWELSVAELLPEPYRSNGRTYTKGTDTMDVWFDSGSSWAAVAKQRGLGYPVDLYLEGSDQHRGWFQSSLLTSVANSGHAPYKTVLTHGFTLDEQGRKMSKSLGNIIDPLEIINGGKDQKQNPPYGADVLRLWVSSVDYSSDVPIGKTILKQMADVYRKIRNTARFLLGNLHDFDPATDAVPYDQLPELDRYLLHRISEVFGEITEAFDSFQFFKFFQTVQNFCVVDLSNFYLDIAKDRLYISAPTAFRRRSCQTVLAIALENLAKAIAPVLCHMAEDIWQAIPYTKSHQSVFQAGWTAIDPDWSQPALAEKWQSLRQIRMETNKVLEAARKDGAIGASLEAKLLLYVADDSLRDQLSKFNPVSSLGDDTNGVDELRYLFITSQVELLDGVDRLQGLKYSFESEPLGVGVVDAEGHKCDRCWNYSPSVGTIEEHPLACDRCVSALAGTF, encoded by the coding sequence ATGCGGGCCAACGCCAGCAAGCGCGAACCGGAAATTCAGGCCTTTTGGGCAGAAGCCAACATTTACGAAACCTTGGCAGCAGGCAACCCCGGCGAAACCTTCACCCTGCACGACGGCCCACCCTACGCCAACGGGTCGCTGCACATGGGCCACGCCCTCAACAAAACCCTGAAGGACATCATCAACCGCTACCAACTGCTGCGCGGCCGCAAAGGGCGCTACGTTCCCGGTTGGGACTGCCACGGCCTGCCGATCGAACTGAAAGTGCTGCAATCCCTGGGCAAAGACGAACGCGCCGGCCTTACCCCGATCGCCCTGCGCCAAAAGGCCAAAGCCTACGCCCTCGAACAGGTCGAGATCCAAAAAGCCCAATTCATGCGCTTGGGCGTGTGGGGCGACTGGGAAAATCCCTACCTGACCCTGAAGCCGGAATACGAGGCGGCGCAACTGGAAGTCTTTGGCGAAATGTTCACCAAGGGCTATATCTATCGCGGCCTGAAGCCGGTGCATTGGAGTCCCAGTTCCCAAACGGCCTTGGCGGAAGCGGAGTTGGAATATCCCGAGGGGCACATTTCCCAGTCGATCTATGCGGCGTTTCGGGTGACGGAACTGAGCGCGGCGGCTCAACCGGTGCTGGGTGAGTTCGCGGCGGACTTGGGCGTGGCGATTTGGACTACGACCCCCTGGACGATCCCCGGCAACTTGGGCGTGGCCGTGAATGGGGCCTTGGATTACGCGGTGGTGGACACGGCCGGAGAACTGGCGGGCCTGCCGCGCTATCTCGTGGTGGCTAAGGATTTGGCGGAGTCGCTGGCGGAGACCTTCGGGGCGGCCCTGACGGTGCAAGCCACGTTCAAGGGTGCGCTGTTGGAGCATTGCCAGTACCAGCATCCGCTGTTCGATCGCACCTCACCCGTCGTGATCGGCGGCGAATACATCACCACGGAATCGGGGACAGGGCTGGTGCATACGGCTCCCGGCCATGGTCAAGAGGACTTCATCACCGGGCAAAAGTACGGGTTAGGGGTGTTGTCGCCCGTGGACGATCGGGGGAATTTTACCGAGGAAGCGGGCCCCTTCGCCGGGTTGAACGTGCTGAAGGATGCCAACGACGCGGTAATCGCCGCCCTGACCGAGGCGGGATCCCTGCTGAAGCGGGAACCCTACGCTCACAAATATCCCTACGATTGGCGGACGAAGAAGCCGACGATCTTCCGGGCCACGGAGCAGTGGTTCGCGTCGGTGGATGGCTTCCGGGAGGCGGCCATGGCGGCGATCGGGCAGGTGCGCTGGATTCCGGCCACGGGCCAAAACCGGATCGAGTCGATGGTGGGCGAGCGATCGGACTGGTGCATTTCCCGCCAGCGCAGTTGGGGCGTGCCGATTCCGGCGTTCTTCGACGCGGAAACCGGCGAGGTGCTGATGAACGCCGAGACGATCGCCCATGTGCGCGACATTTTCGCCCAGCGCGGCTCCGATGCCTGGTGGGAACTGTCCGTAGCGGAACTGTTGCCGGAACCCTACCGCAGCAACGGCCGCACCTACACCAAAGGCACGGACACGATGGATGTGTGGTTCGACTCCGGCTCCTCCTGGGCGGCGGTGGCCAAACAGCGCGGCCTGGGCTACCCGGTCGATCTCTACCTGGAAGGCTCCGACCAACACCGGGGCTGGTTCCAATCGAGCTTGCTCACTAGCGTCGCCAACTCCGGCCATGCGCCCTATAAAACGGTGTTGACCCACGGGTTCACGCTCGATGAACAGGGCCGCAAAATGAGCAAATCCCTGGGCAACATCATCGACCCGCTGGAAATCATCAACGGCGGCAAGGATCAAAAACAAAACCCGCCCTACGGCGCGGATGTGCTGCGGTTGTGGGTGTCGTCGGTGGACTATTCCTCCGATGTGCCGATCGGAAAAACGATCCTGAAACAGATGGCCGATGTGTACCGCAAGATCCGGAATACGGCGCGGTTCCTGTTAGGAAACCTGCACGATTTCGACCCGGCAACAGATGCAGTTCCCTACGATCAACTGCCGGAACTCGATCGCTATTTGCTGCATCGGATCTCGGAAGTCTTTGGCGAAATTACGGAAGCCTTCGACAGTTTCCAATTCTTCAAATTCTTCCAAACGGTGCAGAATTTCTGCGTGGTCGATCTGTCGAATTTCTATCTGGATATCGCCAAAGATCGACTTTACATCAGTGCGCCGACCGCCTTCCGTCGCCGCAGTTGCCAAACGGTATTGGCGATCGCCCTAGAAAATCTGGCTAAGGCGATCGCCCCGGTGCTCTGCCACATGGCCGAAGACATCTGGCAAGCGATTCCCTACACCAAATCCCATCAATCGGTGTTCCAAGCCGGTTGGACGGCGATCGATCCCGATTGGTCGCAACCCGCCCTCGCGGAAAAGTGGCAAAGCCTGCGCCAAATCCGCATGGAAACCAACAAGGTCTTGGAAGCGGCCCGCAAGGACGGGGCGATCGGGGCCAGCTTGGAAGCGAAGTTGCTGCTCTATGTGGCCGATGATTCCCTGCGCGATCAACTGTCAAAATTCAACCCGGTTTCTTCCCTGGGCGATGACACGAACGGGGTCGATGAATTGCGCTATTTGTTCATCACCTCCCAGGTGGAATTGCTGGATGGAGTCGATCGGCTCCAGGGCTTGAAATACAGCTTTGAATCGGAGCCGCTGGGTGTGGGCGTGGTGGATGCCGAGGGGCACAAGTGCGATCGCTGCTGGAACTATTCGCCTTCGGTCGGCACGATTGAGGAACATCCCTTAGCGTGCGATCGCTGCGTTTCGGCCTTGGCGGGCACTTTTTAA
- the purT gene encoding formate-dependent phosphoribosylglycinamide formyltransferase: MSVTGSTLPKTFLLLGSGELGKEFAIAAKRLGNQVIAVDRYANAPAMQVADEAEVISMLDGDALESIVTKHRPDFIVPEIEAIRTEKLAEFEARGITVIPTAAATHYTMNRDRIRDLAAGELGVRTARYGYAATLAELQAVAAEIGFPNVVKPVMSSSGKGQSVVRSPEELTTAWQYATEQGRGDQSKVIVEEFIHFELEITLLTIRQWAGPTLFCPPIGHRQERGDYQESWQPAPIAPELLKQAQSIAQRVTEALGGAGIFGVEFFITPDAAIFSELSPRPHDTGMVTLISQNLNEFELHLRAILGLPIPEITVYEPAASAAILANRQSDPAESVVYDGLAEALMEPGTDVRLFGKPSTRQYRRMGVALARADSIDQARAKANRVARSVQVNLTGL; this comes from the coding sequence ATGTCCGTCACCGGTTCTACTTTGCCTAAAACCTTTTTGCTGCTTGGCTCCGGCGAGTTAGGCAAAGAGTTTGCGATCGCGGCCAAGCGTCTGGGCAACCAGGTGATTGCGGTCGATCGCTATGCCAATGCGCCCGCGATGCAGGTGGCCGACGAGGCAGAGGTCATCTCAATGTTGGATGGGGATGCGCTGGAGTCGATCGTGACGAAGCATCGCCCAGATTTCATCGTTCCGGAAATTGAAGCAATTCGCACCGAAAAGCTCGCGGAATTTGAAGCACGCGGAATCACCGTCATTCCGACGGCCGCCGCCACCCACTACACCATGAACCGCGATCGAATCCGGGACTTGGCGGCGGGCGAGTTGGGGGTGCGCACGGCTCGCTATGGCTATGCGGCCACCTTGGCGGAATTGCAGGCCGTGGCGGCGGAGATTGGCTTTCCGAATGTGGTGAAGCCGGTGATGTCTTCGTCGGGCAAGGGCCAATCCGTGGTGCGATCGCCCGAGGAGCTAACCACCGCTTGGCAATACGCCACCGAACAGGGGCGCGGTGACCAGTCCAAGGTGATTGTTGAGGAATTTATTCACTTTGAGCTGGAGATCACGCTGCTGACGATTCGGCAGTGGGCGGGGCCAACGTTGTTTTGCCCCCCGATCGGCCATCGTCAAGAACGCGGTGACTATCAAGAATCCTGGCAACCGGCCCCGATCGCTCCGGAGCTGTTGAAACAGGCCCAATCGATCGCCCAACGGGTGACGGAGGCCCTGGGCGGCGCGGGCATTTTTGGGGTGGAATTTTTCATCACGCCTGACGCTGCCATTTTCTCTGAGCTGTCGCCCCGCCCCCACGACACGGGCATGGTCACTCTCATCTCCCAAAACCTGAATGAGTTTGAGTTGCACCTGCGGGCCATTCTGGGGTTGCCCATCCCAGAAATTACGGTTTACGAACCGGCTGCGAGTGCTGCCATTTTGGCCAATCGCCAGTCGGATCCCGCAGAGTCGGTGGTCTATGACGGGTTGGCGGAAGCCCTGATGGAGCCGGGCACGGATGTGCGGTTGTTTGGCAAACCCAGCACCCGTCAATATCGGCGGATGGGGGTGGCCCTGGCGCGGGCTGACTCGATCGACCAGGCCCGGGCCAAGGCCAATCGAGTGGCGCGATCGGTTCAGGTCAACCTGACGGGGCTATAG
- a CDS encoding D-Ala-D-Ala carboxypeptidase family metallohydrolase: protein MVKLKIVQPTIFKSRPVSSSELPTAEKLSVAPRELTVQAAVLEGSHYRVTLIEPIGNRQEWFIFKDHLEIAAVPTLVVKSETVFKTRVALSSALSSAEKLSVARGEFPLESYEEAPDSHLSVVLMQPLRDRKNWVVFKGHIELLNVPPYPPPKDATNFPPLPKIRVKVPTIFKQRPVSSAELKDDEEVSVSPGDFRIRAISRSGSHYQVQLSEPVGDRQTWFVFAGHVDLIDADQLLSASPAPSPAPAPAPSPVPAPAPAPAPRPAPAPAPAPAPQPAPAPSPSPAPSRGPAIRIPGYGVVGTRDPIVPNGSFFWGEATKDGTRLPESEEIARNIVRMAQQMQRIRTKLGDRAITITSWYRPPAVNRAVGGASNSTHMRGHGVDFVVEGLSPQAVQRILDPWWEGGLGYGSTFTHVDNRGYRARWNYGN, encoded by the coding sequence ATGGTGAAGCTGAAAATCGTTCAACCCACGATCTTCAAAAGCCGGCCAGTCTCGTCGAGTGAACTGCCAACCGCAGAAAAACTCTCGGTTGCCCCCCGCGAACTCACGGTACAGGCGGCCGTCTTGGAAGGAAGTCACTATCGGGTGACCCTGATCGAGCCGATCGGGAATCGCCAAGAGTGGTTCATCTTTAAGGATCATTTGGAAATTGCCGCCGTCCCCACCCTGGTTGTCAAGAGCGAAACCGTTTTTAAAACCCGTGTGGCCCTGTCTTCGGCCCTGAGCAGCGCGGAGAAGCTGAGCGTGGCCCGGGGTGAATTTCCCCTTGAAAGCTACGAAGAAGCGCCCGATTCCCACCTGAGCGTGGTGTTGATGCAGCCCCTGCGCGATCGCAAAAATTGGGTCGTGTTTAAGGGGCACATCGAGCTATTGAACGTGCCGCCCTACCCGCCGCCAAAGGACGCAACTAATTTTCCGCCCCTGCCCAAGATTCGGGTCAAAGTGCCCACCATCTTTAAGCAGCGCCCCGTCTCTTCCGCAGAACTCAAGGATGATGAAGAGGTGTCCGTATCGCCGGGCGATTTTCGGATTCGGGCCATCAGTCGATCGGGCAGCCACTATCAGGTGCAGCTCAGTGAGCCGGTGGGCGATCGCCAAACTTGGTTTGTGTTTGCCGGCCATGTGGACTTAATTGATGCCGATCAATTGCTTTCGGCCAGTCCGGCTCCTAGCCCTGCCCCGGCTCCCGCTCCTAGCCCCGTGCCCGCCCCGGCTCCAGCCCCCGCCCCAAGACCGGCCCCGGCTCCCGCGCCCGCGCCCGCCCCTCAACCTGCGCCCGCGCCTAGTCCTAGCCCCGCGCCTTCCCGCGGCCCCGCCATTCGGATCCCTGGCTATGGTGTGGTGGGAACCCGTGATCCAATTGTGCCGAACGGTTCCTTTTTCTGGGGAGAAGCGACTAAGGACGGCACCAGGCTCCCTGAGTCGGAAGAAATTGCCCGCAACATTGTGCGGATGGCTCAACAGATGCAGCGAATTCGCACCAAATTGGGCGATCGCGCCATCACCATCACCAGTTGGTATCGACCGCCAGCGGTGAACCGGGCTGTGGGCGGTGCTTCCAACTCAACCCACATGCGCGGCCATGGGGTGGATTTTGTGGTCGAGGGTCTTTCGCCCCAAGCGGTGCAGCGGATTCTGGATCCTTGGTGGGAAGGGGGCCTGGGATATGGCTCCACCTTCACCCATGTGGATAACCGGGGGTATCGGGCCCGGTGGAATTACGGCAATTAA